The sequence ATTTGTCATTCTATTGATATGCTGTGTGAAATGCAAAAGTTCATTGATTTGGTCCCATCTAGTACTTCATGCTAGAATTAGTTTAAAAAGCTGAAACTAAAGAGTTAGTGCAACTTGGTTTCATGCCTCAACTAGTAATTTATTTGTTCTATTTATATCCTATTGCAGTGCTTCtgaatgaattttatttactcTGCTTGGTTTTGGAAGTTGAGAAGCATGGAAATATTTGATGAGATCATTACTTAGAATATCTGGTTTGATTTTATTTCAGGTTACCTTTGTTTCAAGTGAGTCAGTCCCTCCGGAGTTTTCACATTCTGTTAGATTTGGCAATATTACATATAATCTCTACAGCCACAGTTTTCTTCAATTTGGACAGGTATCCTTCATTtctatatcaaattttaaacaGTATGACATGTGTTCTTTCTATTATATTATCTGCCAGTGTTACTGTTTTGTAATTCTTAGGATATCTATCTTATTATACATCCTGTGTATATGAGGTAGTTCCTCTtcattgataaaatttaattacttataaattaaaaaaattatattatgtacCAGTGGTCTGAATTTCTCATTATACTTTTACTTTTCTCTTGTACTATTTCTTATGGTGAGATATTTAGGTATTTCTTCCTCTTTGTACTAAGACTTTATTCTGTAATTGGTCAACTAATAAGATCTTAACTGGGTGCTGCCAcagtaacaattttttttagaaacctgGCCTGTAAATGTGATGACCTGACTAGTATGCTAATCATAACTGTTGTGAGCAGGAGGCCCACCAGTTCCATTAAAATTTTGCATCAATCTTGCCAATATTGTGAAAATCgggatatttttatttatataaaaaagtgaaaatttggGGTGTTCTTGGGTGAAAGATAAGAGaaatttgattgattgaatTTAATCATGTTGAACAGATCTGGTGATTTTGTTGGTTCAATGAAAAATTCAGAATCTTTGGGagatggttttttgttttgggtaatagTGGTTAGATGACAAGGTCTGAGAACAAATGTGTTTCTCTTTATTTCAACTTTTTTACCCTCTCCCATTGGTGGAAATCAATATAGATCTGCTTCCTTATTGTTATTTTGCGTTGTCTTCCATTTGATCTAAATTAATATCATTGACTGCTAGACTTCTTgtcattattaattttgttagttaTGATTAAGGAGATGTTTAAgagctaaaaaatttaaacgtTGTATGCAGTTTGCTAGACTTTCATTTTATACAATTGGTAGGTGTATCTTGTAAAAACTTGCCTTATGTTTAAATGGAGGGAGAGGAGGGGAGTTGGCTGGAATATTCAGACATACCCTAGGTTTTGGTTCTATAACCTTCCCCAAACATACCAAAGTCATGTGTTTAAGTATGTTGTCAGCTTCATTGTCCAAACTTTGAAAATATCATACCTTCTAacagattttattattttttgtttagtttttagcaAACTACAAAATGTAATTGTGGTTATAGATTTTACCCTGCTCAGTTGCTTCTAATTGCAGTAACCTTATTGTGAATGCTTTGGAGTTTTTCATATTGATTTTCATTGAGGTGCTACTATATACTTTGGAGAGCTTGTAACCTTTCTTCTTTTGCAGAATGCTGCCTTTGACTCATTAAGGGGATCACTTATTTCAGGAGACTTGAACTTGGGTAAATAACAATGCTTTTGCTTcgtgctctttttttttttttgataaataatatttttcttggtaaAAGAAGAGAATTTATGTAGGCAGGGCATGCACACAAAACTCTTTCAAAGAATAGTAAAACAAAACAGAATTATAGTCTAAAGAAAGAGTCTGAAATTTACAAGTGAATGCCTATCAATAACACCCATGCACCAAGACCATTCAAACAGTCTTCTTCACAAATGAAGATTTCAGTTCAACACTTGAAACCTCCATCCCATTAAAAGTGCGGTTGTAGCTCTTCCTTCAAAGCACCCATAAAAGATGAGGGGGTCATATTCCACACAAGATAGCTGCCATTTTTTCCAAACCAATTCCTCCATCCAAAGAAGAGTTTTGCAACGGTCTTAGGCATCACCAAGTGAACCCTTCATATAGAGAGAGCTTGGGACCACGACTTTTGAGCTACATCAACAATGCAATCATAAATGGTACATACTGTGGCCATTAAATCTACACATACAACATTGGTCCACTAGAGTTATGCCTTTGTTGTTTGTGAAAGGGGCGCCAACCTATAATAGTGGTTGGATTAGTGACAGGTGTATTTGAATATAGTTTTTTCCTAAGGTGGTTAGCAGTGGTTTGGGCATTGAAGCCATGGGGCTTTATTTTTGTGGTGTTTGTGGGCAAGGATTTTCACAGGTTTGTTGTCGGAGTTGAAAGATGCTCATGGTCAAGGTTAGTGGTGACAAATTATGGGTATTTGCTGGTGAAAAGTTTTGGGGCAGTGTTTTTGATTGGAGGATGCTTGGGTGATTCCGGCGGAATCATGGCTGTGTAATGTTTTTGGAGTGGTTGTGTCAGAATTTGGTTGTTGCTCTCTGTTTTCTTGggttttatatttcttttattggtGTTAAAAGATAAGAAGCTAGTGTTATCTATTAATGAGGTTGGTGGTCAAGTGGTGGTTGTTGGAGATAGGAGTCAAGTGGTGGTTGTTGGAGATAGGAGAGTAAaataagagagaagaagaagaagcagcagtagaagaagaaaagggGGGAAAATAGATAgaatattaaaatgatttttttattaatatataatttaaagagaacttttatattaaaatgCTATCCTTTGCACCACATGTGATAGCATTTTCTATCCACCACATTAACAGAATGGTAATAGAATTATCGATTTGGCCATTTTCTGAagtttagggtttttgatttcaaatcaAAAGGACGGGTCAGTTTGATTATTGACGAACACATCAGGGGGTCTTTGTTCATTTTCCCATAAAGTAATTGAAGTCTTTATTACCTGGCATATGCTTTGTTAGAGTtgtgtggttaaatgattaaatttaccatatcccaatagcttaaacttttaggacaatcggtaatttaacatggtatcagagcaagagATCTTGAGTTTGATCCTTATCTcctccactctacctcccatttaataTCCCATGTGTTGGGTCTCATCTATTAAGAGGAATTTGGGCTCAAACGCGAGGGGGAGTGTTAAAATTGTgtggttaaattattaaatttaacatatcccaatagtttaagcttttgggataatcggtaatttaacatgctTAATCAAATATGAAACCATGGATGCCAATTTCTCACTCAACttatatatatgtcaaatttgtTCGAagttattttatgtatatattgtgAAACAAATTGAAGCAGTGCAGTAGTCATAAAACATCTAAAGATGGTTTGATTTAAGCAGATCTGAGCGGTATCTAGAACTTTTAGGTAATTAAGCGATACATGAATGCTGCCCCATATTATAGTTGACTGAAATCAGATTTTAATACATttcagattaaattttatacacacacacaaaatacaTGTTCATTCAGAATGAACTAGAAAATTTGCCCTCTTTGACAAATTGAATCTAGAAATATGCGAGGAAGAAAAGATGACATGTATTAAATCTTAAATTGACTCCTTGTTTACCTGCtatcatttttattagaaaGTTGGCTTGATTAAACAGCACAAAGAACATAAGTCTTTACTTGTCTTAAAGCCCCTACCCCAGGGGGAAGAAAAACCTCTCTTTAAACCTGGATTTGGGATTCATAATTTTTGTGCAGGTTTAATGGAAGTTTTTTAGTAGACCATATCTGATCAAAAGTATAATTTCTGCTTACTGTTTTCTGTTTCTGGTTGCTATCTTTGATTGAGAGGGTTTGGGGCATAACCACATAATGCCTCATGGTTTACAGTAGGaggaaattatttttctttggttcTGACAAGTTTCCATTGATGCAGTTGATGAATCTCTTCAAAATGGAATTTTCATAGATCCTTGTACTCCTAAGGGGTACTTGCATAACTTAGAGTCATGGAAGCTTTCTCCTGGTTCTTTGGAACAAAAGAATAGAAATTTAGTTGATCTTCAATCTAAGGGGAATTTTTCAGAGTGCAGATCTGCTGCATTAATGCTGttacaaaaaggaaaaggttaGCAATACTCTCTCAGTGATACCTTCCTGTTTCACAGAATTTCTGTTCATTCTTTTCCAAATAGTGGTGAGGATGATCATTTCTTTATCTGAACGCAGAGAAATGCTCTTACCAGCATTGCTACATAGGATCAACTTTCATACCTAAACTTCAGGGAAAGTTTTTGGCGACTGAAAATTTCTTCTATACATCGAAGGTATATAGCTAATTTGCTATTTTTTCTTGTTAGGTCAACATATCGTGTTACCATTTAGATGCAATAGTTATGTGTTTTTCtgagtcttttttttctctatctgTTGTTTCTGTTTGATTAGTTCTTTCGCTTGGGTCCAAGGGCGTATCTTTCTGAATTGACGATGGCTGGACAACGATTTTGTGGAGAAGATTGGTCaaagttgaagaagaaataCCATTCATTTAAAGGGGAAGATTTGCTGCACTATTGCTTCTCTTCAGCATATATTGTGGCCCTACTTCATGACAGTCTTGGAATTTCTTTGGATGATGAAAGGTACTTTCCTGGCTTTACCACTGGGCAGATTATGCTCCTTTAATGGCACACTTGTGTGCATTTGTGTACGTATGGCTGTATGTTTGCAGTAAGTTGAATCATATTGATTGGAGTTTTGGTTGACCAGGATTGGGGTTGCTAATCAGGTGGGAAATATTCCACTTGATTGGGCTTTAGGAGCTTTCATCCTACAGAGCACAGCTAGCTTGGAGTTAGAGCAAGCTGACTGGATCTCTAACATTATTAGTGATGAATCACCTACACTGCTTTCTATAATTGCTATCTTTGTTATTTTGATGTTTACGGCATGGTCTGTATCAAAGTGGAGGAAGCCCCAGTTGAAGACGATTTATGATCTAGAGAGAGGACGGTATGTAGTTACCCGGGTCAAATGATATTGATTGCTTATCCAAAAGTTTCCACGAGGGGACTTGGTAAATTGCTCATCCACAAGGGCGCTGAACCTAGTCCCTGCTTTTGCAATCAGGAAGAAAAGGCTGTGTAACTGTGATACATTTAAATTAGTTTATGCTTCCTGATTATGCCCTAAGTCACGTGGATGGGAACTGAATATAAATGTGGGGGTATTGGTACAGAATAtaaagtaatgttttatggGGAACTAGGGTAGATCATATTCCCTTTTTGTATGTAGTGGGAATCCAAAACctcagttttttatatttaatccttATACCAAATGCTTCATCATTACCCAAACTAGATGTCTACCAGGTTAGGTAAAATAGTAGGGCTATGGTACaaggatcattttttttttaagtggtacAAGGACCATATTCCCATTTTGTATTTAGTGGGAATTAAAAAtctcagttttttattttattttttatttttttcatctaatTTTATCCCTTACCAAATGCTTGATCATTTCCCAAATTAGAAGTCTACAATTTTGTACTCTTTGTTTTGGTTTATGCTTTTTTATGCATAAAAcagtttttaaaatatacatatttcttataaaaagaaaaagaaaaaaagaagtttacAAGTTTAGGTTAAAAATCAGGGTAGGGATGGCCATGAGTAGGGTATGGATCGGGTATACTCATACCCTACCCAAAAAGTTTGCCCATGGATGCTCGAATATCAATACTCATTAGTATCTATACTTGAATTTTacttaaatatattattcataGATATCCATACCTTACTCGAAACTtgatacacttttttttttttttaaatccaaaacattttacttaaaaacaCAATACACACCGAACAAAAACCTGAAAAaatctccttctccttctccttcaaTGGCGTCCTTAGAATTTGTAGACGATAGCTTCTGAGCCCGAGTCTAAAAGGTGTTCAGATCCCTCACATCCTCAAAATCATCATCGTGGTCACTCACTGACAGTGAGGTCGAGTGACAAGAATGGAGGCGAGATACTAATGACACACGCGATCGCGACGACACGTCGTGCTCATCGGCATTCGACGAGTGCTTTAAGAAACACCAAAGAGCTTTGCAAAGATAGTTTCGTAGAGAGCTTGATAACTAAATCGACGATACGGATGAACAGTCTGATCAGTCATTTAGAGGCGGAGATGCTGATATAGACGAATGGGAAATCAAATCTTCGATCGGCACCCCACTCTCAACCgaacaacaataatatttttctagTGAGGTATTTCCCATGCCGTTGGGAAACGACGGCCCGGATGAACAGTCTGATcggtttgtttcttttcattttgcataattttgattttaacttATCTGTTATTTTTTGAGGTTTTCGTTCGGtgaggaggttttttttttttaattataaatacgggtcgggtttggataatatccataccctacccgattAAGCTCTACCCATGAAGAACCAGGTATTACCCAAAACATTTGGATCGGGTAGGGTTGGATATCCATTACCCAATGGGTATGGCCATCCCTAAACCAAGGTGTTGTTTCTATGGCGAAAGTtggaacccccccccccccaaccctctctctctctctctctctctctctctctctctctctctctatatatatatatatatatatatatatatatatatattatgaaaatgttgtgtgcAAGCTTGTTTAATCAGTTTATCCATGTGGCCGTGTGATTCATTATCATTAATTCTTATTGGTTGATTCAAAAATTACTCAGAATTAGAGTTTATTCAGTTTGACATGTGATTTTGGAATCACTgaatcatttttcttaaaatattaatctttttctttacGGACAAGGGTGGACATCAACCAGAGGGAAGCCCAATTTAATCATCGGAGCTTCGTCTATGGAAGACTTATTCAATTCTCATGTTTTCATGGATTTGTCACACATTTGATAAGGTGGTTGTGTAATGTGTACACCTAATTGTATTAGCCAATTTATATAGTTCGGGTGAGAgtggaattattattattcttcgTTTGCAATGTGGTGAATGGTTGTTACGAGCTTTTAAGTCATGGTCCGATTGTGTCGTTGTGTTGGCCTTTGATGCATAGCTTAAACCGTACCCTAGGAACAAAGGGATAGGGTAACTAATTACTTGGGTGGGACATTGCTTAGAGTTTAATGTTTAAACTATGCATGAAGAGCgatttcatcatttctttttatttgtttatgtatttCTTTGGCCGTAATGTGAAACATTTGGACGCAAATTGTGGAATGTTCAACAAAAAGATTAACTTAAAGTcttaaacaaataaaaggggaaaaagaTTTAGGCAGAATTTAGTTAAAAGTCACTCTCATCCATTAAAGAGATTGCTTTTTCATGGCCATTAATCAAAGCCTATTTTTAATACATAGATAATAAAGTACCCACAAACTATTTATGGTTAGCCTCCTATTTTGACATCTCTAAAACTATTGGCTCTATATCAAGATCATGCTATATTGCTGTTTATTGTAGTTCATCTACCTTATACTTTCCTCATGGATACTATATTTAGTGCAATGAACACGGTCTATATACTTAATAACTTCGTTTGTAACATGAATGGATGGCAATGAAAACAACCCATTTatggtaatttttattgttttatatatatatatatatatatattggtaaattgtaaattatacccctaaagtttgggaatgattgaattttacaccctaaagtttcagaatttgaattttatcccTAAATTTGGgtgatgtttggattttacacccaacgtttcaaaatttagattttacccctatagagtatttggattttactcttTAAAGTtttggagtgtttggattttacattctaaagtttcagaatttgggctgtaaaattcaaacaatccTAAACTttaaggggtaaaatccaaattctgaaaagTCAAAGTATAAATTAAGGGATTTTACactattgttttatatatatattttggtaaattgtaaattatacccttaaagtttcagaattttgaattttatctcCTAAATTTTGGtaatgtttagattttacaccccaatatttcaaaatttggattttatcccTTATATTTTAGgaatatttggattttactttCTAAAGTTTTagagtatttgaattttacactctaaagtttcagaatttggggtgtaaaattcaaacaatccTAAACTTTAAGGGGTAAAATTTAAGTTCTGAAACGTCaaagtgtaaaattcaaaaaccctaatcttcaaaaggtaaaatttaaaatttgaaattttagggtgtaaaatctaattaCCCCAAAACTTGAAgagtataatttgcaatttactttttttttttttttttttttttcaattcctcTTCCATTGACTTGATTTTATGTCATGTCCATAAAGATTGTTTGTTCATGGTAATTCCTGATGTACATGAATGAATTGCCATGAGTACAATTCATTTATAGTGATTTCATGGTTTTCAAAAAGTGCTGTAATATCACTCAAATGCGAAATTGCATTATATTGTAGAAGAAATCGTATGACACACCCATAAAGATGGTTGTTCGTGGCAATTCACTAGTCCATGGACTTTGAATCGTGGTGAAACACGGTCTGTCATTGTCAATGGTAACTTCACAAGTTCATGGTCTGAAACTTCCTAAAAGTTCAAAAGACAataatatagagagagagagagagagagaaaagcagTGTTTTGTACCACTTTGTCAAGCacggtaactttttttttttttttttggagaattggAAAGAACACGTCATGGCACACGTCAGATTTGGGgatactcttttctttttttttctttttttttcggTAATGTGTTTTTAAAGGCTTTGCCTTTTCCgactgcttcttcttctcttttttacgAAGACAATTTCCTCATAAATCTTGCGCAATATCACGTCTATTATAAGATGCAAATCTTAAAATATAGAAATGTTATTGGCTATATTCTTTTATGGGAAGTGTTTATTACACACTTGTGTGGATCCACACAAgtgtgtaatatatatattttagaaaaagtaaaattttttctGTAAGAATAAATGTTGTGATAATTTacttttcatttatttcatacatatcaatattatgtcaaatgaatgatatatttttaaggGTGAAGCTTGTCTTTAGTGTAATTGTGCATTTGACACGATACAATGTGGATACGTGTTTAGTCTTGAGTATTTGTTTGTATTGTATCATGTTCAATGTACGAATACACTGAACATAAGCTGTATCCTAGTTTTAATATATCAAgttatattttagtattttatataaatttaaaattgaaataatttattaatgaaatagacaTTGGATTATGATCAAGTTGAGATTATGCAAACATAGAAAGCATAACAAgacaatataatttaaaaaaattaattttatcaataaactagttcaatataaaattaaattagttATTATAACATTAACAATATCATGTATTTAAAACAGAGAAAAGGACATAGGATGGTGAATTTTCATatagaaggaagaaaaagaaatcatagaTATTTGCAAGTTGTAagtcttttctttctctggCACATTTATTAATTGATGGAAACAATGGTGTGAAACACAAAATTGGTTGGTTCAATTGGGGCCAGCCTTTTGGCctcctaataaataaatataaggaTACTGAAAAACTGGTGGCTATTAAGAAATGAAAGAAGACGGTCAAAGGACTAGAAAATCATCAAAATGAAACATCTACAGCAAATTATAAATTGCCATCaccaataataaatatatacattagTAAAACTTGGAAAAAGTCTTCTCGAATATTACAAAGACTGCTTCCCTGAAAGAGCAAGGTACTAGTCCATTTTGTCGCTTGGCTGATTGGGTCTTCACTTTCTACTTTCTTGTGTCACTGGGGCCATGCCCTCTCTAATTATTGTGATTTTTGTGAGTGTCACTTACTCCACTTTAAATTTACCAATTGGTTCCCCCATTAAAGCAAGGAATGAGACTTCAatcttattacttttttttttgtttgataggaTACTTCAATTGTATTACTTTAACACGTCATGAGATTTACCACCACACACTCTTAGTGTGGTGGTCACTTTACAAATATAAGTACTTATAAAGTGTGTGGGACAAAGGCTGGAGATTCAAATCTCCGGGAAGGagttttatacatacatacacacacacacacacacacatatatatatatatttatacacttaaattagattatagtaaaatttcaattttatatatataaaaaaatcacaaaattatcaaaaaagaaaataaatcaagcCAAATTTGAGGTCCTCATACCCCTATTAAGATTAATATATCGAGTCTTACAACAAGTGGGTCTTCATATTTTCATTAACCTCAAGTGGTTGGTCTAATAGTTTCTAAACTTCACGTAATtcatgaatttttatatttaaatttcctAACCGATATTTTGGAGTCAACATTATGAGATTCCTCTCTATAATTATTCTATGCGTGTGAGGGACTATGTAACTGAGAGAATAGTAAGTGATTTCTAGACACCCCCGttaaaagaaaagtaataattATTGTTAGATGAAATTGCAAATGGCAAAGGCCCATAGCAATATTATCAATTTCATTGTCTTGCAAATAATGAAGTGGTCTTTTGAGCTGTATGAAATGGATTTAGAAGCTGTAACACAGATAAGATGTTTGAATTGTAGCTTATgtatctcaaaaaagaaaatccaaatatATGAGGTTGATAATCACCATAATAGACCATTGCCTTTGCTTAGCCAATTCCATAATAAATTGGCATGTGGCAAGAGGCtgaaaccaatcacaaaatttaaaGCCTTGATTGGCAAACATTGGAGGTGGCAATGGGTGGAGGCGAGT comes from Castanea sativa cultivar Marrone di Chiusa Pesio chromosome 3, ASM4071231v1 and encodes:
- the LOC142628323 gene encoding putative apyrase 6 — translated: MRRSNATKPNKMDPIQLPIRPITRSNLFPRNSNSKPTKSISVLILSLVFVSLALLLSYVLVFGKTTKASKRKYGIVIDGGSTGTRIHVFGYRVEGQVPVYDFGRTGLASMRVRPGLSAFSDDPDAAGGSLRELVEFGKGRVPREHWGDTEIRLMATAGLRLLDSELQERILGSCRQVLRSSGFKFKDDWASVITGSDEGIYAWVVANYALGTLGGDPLQTTGVIELGGASAQVTFVSSESVPPEFSHSVRFGNITYNLYSHSFLQFGQNAAFDSLRGSLISGDLNLVDESLQNGIFIDPCTPKGYLHNLESWKLSPGSLEQKNRNLVDLQSKGNFSECRSAALMLLQKGKEKCSYQHCYIGSTFIPKLQGKFLATENFFYTSKFFRLGPRAYLSELTMAGQRFCGEDWSKLKKKYHSFKGEDLLHYCFSSAYIVALLHDSLGISLDDERIGVANQVGNIPLDWALGAFILQSTASLELEQADWISNIISDESPTLLSIIAIFVILMFTAWSVSKWRKPQLKTIYDLERGRYVVTRVK